A region from the Euwallacea similis isolate ESF13 chromosome 23, ESF131.1, whole genome shotgun sequence genome encodes:
- the LOC136416372 gene encoding uncharacterized protein — translation MKEFIGSPFEQESDNEEDFNELEFVENIPDAEIFFDAPPNEHLNEDNLYDSHDDDSSYDVEDDPDYILEDMNIDDSSSVSSYHDFLDSDGGVVETDQSEERELSSTEAYGVPFSSEDENWDKDELDYVTFPVDSPLSIEVSSDRPNGNSSTTQNQEE, via the exons atgaagGAATTCATTGGTAGTCCCTTTGAGCAAGAGTCTGATAATGAAGAGGACTTTAATGAacttgaatttgttgaaaacatc cctgatgcagaaatattttttgacgcACCACCTAATGAACATTTAAATGAAGACAATCTGTATGATTCCCATGATGATGATAGCTCTTATGATGTTGAGGATGATCCTGATTATATTTTAGAA GACATGAACATTGATGATTCTAGCTCAGTTTCTAGTTATCACGATTTTCTTGATTCTGATGGTGGAGTTGTTGAAACAGACCAATCAGAGGAAAGAGAACTTTCTTCAACTGAAGCATATGGAGTTCCATTTAGTTCTGAAGATGAAAACTGGGATAAAGATGAATTAGATTATGTTACATTTCCTGTTG ATAGTCCATTATCAATTGAAGTCTCCAGTGACAGGCCAAATGGTAATTCCAGTACCACTCAGAATCAGGAGGAATAG